A segment of the Mangrovimonas sp. YM274 genome:
GAAAACAAAGGCACCTACGCGCATACGGTAGAAGGGAGAAATTATTTGTTGGATGCCACTTTGGAACAGTTGGAGCAGGAACTGGATCCCGATCTGTTTTTCAGGATCAATCGTAAGTTTTTCGTCAATATCAATGCCATTGAAGACATGATTAGTTATACCAATTCTAGGTTGCAGATAAAATTGGGCAATTTTAAGGAGCAGGAGGTAATTGTAGCAAGGGAGCGGGTTAAGGACTTCAAACAGTGGTTGGAATAAAAGAATTATTCATCTTCCAATCTGTTGTCGTCAAAAGCCGAAGGGAGTAGTTTTGGAATAAACTTTATGAAGATAGGTAATAGCAACATGCCCCCGGGCAACAAGAAGATTGCTAAACTTGGAATGGATTTAATGATGTCCAACAGTTGGTCTGTTACTTTTTTTTGTTCTTCATCGGTAAGGGGGCGAGTAGTGGATTTGGTGAGTAGTACCATTAGTTCCTTACTTTGTCTCAACTCCTTCAAAAGGCGTTTGCTATTGCGTTTTATTAGCTTACTCACCATTCTACTGGAATTGTCGTAAAAACTTTGCACCATGTTTTTGGAATTCAACAGGGCTATTTTGTCTTTATTAGCTTTGTAAAACAGATCAATATCCTCAACAGATTGTTGGACGACTTCTTTCGGTAATTGCAAGTCGTTGCCAAAACGTTTTAAAAACTGCTGCTCTTCAGAGTCAATAATCTTATCACTCCAAAAAGCCATACAAACTACATCTGTAATATAGAATTTGGCCAGCGGTGCTTGCATGCAATTAATGACATCGTCATAACTCAATGATTCCTTATTTTGATAGCGTAAGGATGCTTTGAGTAGCTTGATCAAGCTTTTGTCGTATTGTGATTTTTCAGCTTTATAATCAAATACGGTCACCACTATGGTTTCTACGCAGGCTTCTAATTGTTTAATATAGGCTTCTGTAATGTTTTGTGTGCTGAGGTATTTTTGATAGGCCAAAACATCAACAAACAGCAGAGCGTTGGTAATAAAATAGTTGAAGTTTTTGGTAATGATATTATCATCAATATGCACCCGTTTATCAATAATATTTTCCAAAAGTTCAGGAGCTGATTTTTCTCCAAGTAAATCTTCAAAAAACGACCGTTTATAAGCTGCTATGGTATTGTAAAAAGAAACCAGGCTATCGATAAAGCTCTCAGGTTCTTTTTGAAGGTGATGTACATAGTAGAACGCCAATAGCAAATTAACTTTTCCAAGTTCTTTGTGGGAGAAATCCCTGTTAACAACACCATCCATCACCACTTCCACGTTACTGCCATAAATGAATCCACATTGTTTTAAGGATTCATAAAATGGATAGATATCATGACTAAGAAAGCTGTCATTTTTGGAGACTTCCTTAAGGCATTTCTTGATCCAACCGTTGGCCGAAGGGTTCATAGGCTATTGAAAGATTTAGGGTGTAAAGATACTTTTTAATCTGAAATCCTAAATCTTTCAATATTATATTAGTTCATTTGTGTTATTGCTTTGGAAGTAAGTTGGTTATTCCATCATGCCGTCCAAGGTTTCTATTGTACCATCTGGTCTATGATGTAATTCAACCATTTTAATGCTCCTTAAGTGGGTCACACCCTCCGATAATTTGCTGTCGTGGTGGAAAAGGTACCATTTGTCTTCAAATTTACAGATGCTATGGTGAGTGGTCCAACCCACTACAGGTGTTAGAATAACTCCAGCGTAGGTAAAAGGCCCGTAAGGATTATCACCAATAGCATAGCATAATAGGTGGGTGTCTCCAGTGGAATAGGAGAAGTAGTATTTTCCATTGTGGTAGTGCATCCAAGCGGCTTCAAAAAATCGACGGTTATGATCGCCTGCTTTTAAGGGCTCGCCAAATTTGTCCAAGATGACCAAATCCTTAGGTTTCTCGGCAAATTCCAAAAGGTCGTCCGTTAGTTTGGCTACTTTAGGGCAAAGAGCCGGTTCGTGGTCTTGCGGGATATGGGCAAAGGGGCTCTCAGGTTCACTTGCATTAAATTGTTCGGTTCTCCAACGCTGTAATTGGCCTCCCCACAATCCTCCAAAATATATATAGTGCGCCCCATCATTATCTTTAAACACCGCAGGGTCTATGGAAAAACTTCCTTTAATAGCTTCTGGTTGGGGGGTGAAAGGACCTGTAGGTGAATTGCTCACAGCCACTCCAATTCTAAAAATACCTTCGTAATCCTTAGCGGGAAAGAATAGGTAATAGGTGCCGTTTTTTTCTGCTGCATCTGGAGCCCACATTTGTTTTTCGGCCCACTGTACGTCTTTCACATCCAAAGCAATACCATGGTC
Coding sequences within it:
- a CDS encoding LETM1-related biofilm-associated protein codes for the protein MNPSANGWIKKCLKEVSKNDSFLSHDIYPFYESLKQCGFIYGSNVEVVMDGVVNRDFSHKELGKVNLLLAFYYVHHLQKEPESFIDSLVSFYNTIAAYKRSFFEDLLGEKSAPELLENIIDKRVHIDDNIITKNFNYFITNALLFVDVLAYQKYLSTQNITEAYIKQLEACVETIVVTVFDYKAEKSQYDKSLIKLLKASLRYQNKESLSYDDVINCMQAPLAKFYITDVVCMAFWSDKIIDSEEQQFLKRFGNDLQLPKEVVQQSVEDIDLFYKANKDKIALLNSKNMVQSFYDNSSRMVSKLIKRNSKRLLKELRQSKELMVLLTKSTTRPLTDEEQKKVTDQLLDIIKSIPSLAIFLLPGGMLLLPIFIKFIPKLLPSAFDDNRLEDE
- a CDS encoding glycoside hydrolase family 43 protein codes for the protein MNKIARHLIKHIYTADPSAHVFNGKLYIYPSHDIDAGEAFDDLGSHFDMQDYHVFSMDSPNSEAVDHGIALDVKDVQWAEKQMWAPDAAEKNGTYYLFFPAKDYEGIFRIGVAVSNSPTGPFTPQPEAIKGSFSIDPAVFKDNDGAHYIYFGGLWGGQLQRWRTEQFNASEPESPFAHIPQDHEPALCPKVAKLTDDLLEFAEKPKDLVILDKFGEPLKAGDHNRRFFEAAWMHYHNGKYYFSYSTGDTHLLCYAIGDNPYGPFTYAGVILTPVVGWTTHHSICKFEDKWYLFHHDSKLSEGVTHLRSIKMVELHHRPDGTIETLDGMME